The following coding sequences lie in one Apium graveolens cultivar Ventura chromosome 1, ASM990537v1, whole genome shotgun sequence genomic window:
- the LOC141717819 gene encoding uncharacterized protein LOC141717819 has product MAGLSTYTQTSKEDMNDHQHLSALDVTQVAWTLKNTHMLAILPLAIWNQFVISMTSTIQETSNKSFRKLENHFANYRALRKRRVTVHIPEPEQIGVKRPVWFPASHDNNDSIRTPRANDGSSASGKRNLFEAFNDAAEIQIEHMPDYEQYISDDNADDSDAEDLWTGYMDLGPPSKVCQKCNARMWNEERNNKSSKNSTPTFTMCCKDGRVKLPAEKCPPPFLASLLSGGEKFDHYRLNIRTYNSLFQFTSICGKIDRKINKGGGPYCFKLNGQNYHLIGCLKHKDGQPAKFCQLYVYDTENEIENRMNVVPGSEVLDLDIVEGLLKIFDENNQLAEGFRYARDRINLGETYDFSLLLVSSKSSSGRKNQVGPSNEVAALLQYPLLFPYGDDGFHIDIPLHNKKPKVPDENVSDLHPDETQHKTTITMREYFAYKLMIRLEEGMNLHLGGRLWQQFVVDAFAAVEQYRLDWIRAHQNIIRSDLYKSIRDLVSKVDTNPSTKGKNVILPATHTDVADKPDVTARVFKLKLDQLLDLIKHKNYFGKCIGVMHVIEFQKCGLPHYHMLIWLHPRDRSQNVDDINQLISAEIPDKNHDPIGFNVVNSHMIHGPCGKDYSYSPCMVKGNCGRHFPKRFNAHTFFDDCGFPVYRRLRTGLTVTKKGVEVDNQYVVPYNRDLLVRFHCHVNLEVCNSSRSLKYLFKYCLKGHDTATMILRKKQQGNEASTSSSKPKSNDVIKNFLDGRYICASEAAWRLLGFDIHHYFPTVERLPVHLEGEKSVSFKQHENLQDVAEKAKKRFSKLEGWFQANKNIPEARQFTYHQFPQNFTWKHDQNRWKIRERGTVFGRLSDVQAFS; this is encoded by the exons ATGGCTGGGCTCTCAACCTATACTCAAACATCAAAAGAAG ATATGAACGACCATCAGCATTTGTCCGCTCTGGATGTTACTCAAGTAGCTTGGACATTGAAG AACACACATATGCTTGCAATCTTGCCATTAGCTATTTGGAATCAATTTGTGATTTCCATGACATCTACTATTCAAGAGACTTCCAACAAATCTTTTAGAAAACTGGAGAATCATTTTGCAAATTATAGAGCATTG CGTAAGAGACGTGTAACAGTTCATATTCCAGAGCCTGAGCAAATTGGTGTCAAAAGGCCAG TTTGGTTTCCAGCTTCACACG ATAACAATGATTCAATAAGAACGCCTAGAGCAAATGACGGTTCTTCTGCGTCTGGTAAAAGGAATTTGTTTGAAGCATTCAACGACGCTGCTGAGATACAAATCGAACACATGCCGGACTATGAGCAATATATTTCTG ATGATAATGCAGATGACTCAGACGCTGAAG ATTTATGGACGGGATACATGGACCTCGGGCCTCCATCTAAGGTATGTCAGAAGTGTAACGCACGAATGTGGAATGAAGAACGGAACAATAAATCATCGAAGAATAGCACACCAACTTTTACAATGTGTTGCAAAGATGGTCGAGTTAAGCTTCCTGCTGAAAAATGTCCTCCTCCCTTCCTTGCTTCTTTGCTATCTGGAGGTGAAAAATTTGATCACTACAGGCTCAACATAAGAACATATAATTCCCTATTTCAGTTCACCTCAATTTGTGGCAAAATAGATCGCAAAATTAACAAGGGAGGAGGGCCTTACTGTTTTAAACTTAATGGCCAAAACTATCATCTAATTGGATGCCTCAAACACAAGGATGGTCAACCAGCAAAATTCTGCCAACTGTATGTGTATGACACTGAAAATGAAATAGAAAATCGCATGAATGTAGTACCTGGCTCGGAAGTGCTTGATCTAGATATTGTAGAAGGGTTGTTAAAGATCTTTGACGAAAATAATCAATTGGCAGAAGGTTTTCGTTATGCGCGTGATCGTATTAATCTTGGTGAAACATACGACTTTAGTTTGCTTTTGGTTTCATCTAAGTCATCCTCTGGCAGGAAAAACCAGGTTGGACCTTCAAATGAGGTGGCAGCCTTG CTTCAATATCCATTACTTTTTCCTTATGGTGATGATGGTTTTCATATAGATATCCCCCTTCACAACAAGAAGCCTAAAGTGCCGGATGAGAATGTAAGTGATCTACATCCAGATGAGACTCAGCACAAAACTACTATCACAATGCGAGAATATTTTGCTTATAAGTTAATGATACGCCTAGAAGAAG GCATGAATCTTCATCTTGGCGGTCGTTTATGGCAACAATTTGTGGTAGATGCCTTTGCAGCAGTTGAGCAATATAGACTGGACTGGATTCGAGCTCATCAGAATATAATAAGGTCTGATCTTTATAAATCTATTCGTGATTTGGTATCAAAAGTTGATACAAATCCATCTACAAAAGGCAAGAATGTCATCCTTCCTGCAACTCACACTG ATGTTGCTGACAAACCTGATGTGACAGCAAGAGTTTTCAAGTTAAAACTTGACCAGTTGTTGGACCTTATCAAACACAAGAATTATTTTGGGAAATGCATAGGAG TAATGCATGTAATTGAATTTCAAAAGTGCGGTCTTCCTCACTATCACATGTTAATATGGTTGCACCCGAGAGATCGCTCACAAAATGTTGATGATATTAATCAGTTAATCTCGGCTGAAATACCGGATAAAAATCATGATCCTATTGGTTTTAATGTTGTCAACAGTCACATGATTCATGGGCCATGTGGAAAAGATTACTCCTACTCTCCTTGCATGGTTAAGGGGAATTGTGGTCGTCATTTTCCTAAAAG GTTTAATGCTCACACATTTTTTGACGATTGTGGCTTTCCTGTATATCGTAGACTACGCACAGGATTGACTGTGACAAAGAAAGGAGTGGAAGTTGATAACCAATACGTGGTTCCTTATAATAGGGATTTATTAGTCCGTTTCCACTGTCATGTTAATTTGGAGGTTTGTAACAGTTCGCGATCTTTGAAGTATTTATTTAAATACTGCTTGAAAGGTCACGATACGGCTACCATGATTCTGAGGAAAAAACAACAAGGAAATGAAGCAAGCACTTCATCTTCAAAACCAAAGTCAAATGATGTAATAAAAAACTTCCTTGATGGTCGTTACATATGTGCTTCGGAAGCTGCCTGGCGTCTTTTAGGATTTGACATACATCATTATTTTCCTACTGTTGAGCGTTTGCCAGTGCATTTGGAAGGAGAAAAGAGTGTGTCTTTTAAGCAACATGAAAATCTTCAAGATGTTGCGGAGAAGGCTAAAAAGAGATTTAGCAAATTGGAAGGATGGTTTCAGGCAAATAAAAACATACCAGAGGCAAGACAGTTTACATATCATCAGTTTCCTCAGAATTTTACTTGGAAACATGATCAAAACAGGTGGAAGATTCGTGAACGTGGTACAGTTTTTGGGCGTTTATCTGATGTTCAAGCATTTTCTTGA
- the LOC141679064 gene encoding (1S)-1,7-diacetoxy-luvungin A aldo-keto reductase-like, with product MKNSKIPESKLGSNIATTIPLLGFGTAVYPPVASDTMKKSIFNAIKVGYRHFDTAAMYNSEKDLGEAVAEAVKCGIIKSRDELFITSKLWCSDAHPDRVLPALQNTLRNLAFEYLDLYLIHYPVSIKAGSPSYPFPEEDILPMDYKHVWEAMEGCQVRGLTKNIGVSNFSCKKLELVLSLAKIPPSVNQVEMNPLWQQKDLREFCKEKNIHVTAYSPLGAKGTMWGTNKVMDSEMLQEIAIAKGKSVPQICLRWAYEQGVSVLVKSFNKERMMENMNIFDWELSSEELEKINQIPQEKGNPARFFISDKGPFKSADDLWDESIN from the exons ATGAAGAACAGCAAAATTCCAGAATCCAAGCTAGGCTCCAATATTGCAACTACTATTCCATTGCTAGGATTTGGAACTGCTGTGTACCCTCCGGTTGCTTCAGATACAATGAAAAAGTCCATTTTCAATGCTATCAAAGTTGGTTACAGACATTTTGATACTGCGGCAATGTACAACTCTGAGAAAGATCTCGGTGAAGCAGTTGCTGAAGCTGTAAAATGTGGTATCATTAAGTCTCGTGACGAGCTGTTTATTACGTCCAAGCTCTGGTGTTCTGATGCACATCCTGATCGTGTGCTGCCCGCGTTGCAAAATACTCTTAG GAACCTTGCGTTTGAGTATCTTGATCTCTACCTCATTCACTATCCAGTGAGCATCAAGGCGGGGAGTCCTTCATATCCTTTTCCAGAGGAAGATATACTTCCCATGGATTATAAGCATGTTTGGGAAGCCATGGAGGGGTGTCAGGTACGCGGTCTCACAAAAAATATAGGAGTCAGCAATTTTTCCTGCAAGAAGCTTGAACTGGTACTTTCCTTAGCAAAGATACCTCCATCAGTGAATCAA GTGGAGATGAACCCTTTGTGGCAACAAAAGGACCTAAGGGAGTTCTGCAAGGAAAAGAACATACATGTGACAGCATATTCGCCTCTTGGTGCCAAAGGAACGATGTGGGGAACTAATAAAGTCATGGACTCGGAGATGCTCCAAGAAATTGCTATAGCCAAGGGAAAGAGTGTTCCCCAG ATCTGCTTAAGATGGGCTTATGAGCAAGGAGTAAGTGTCCTTGTGAAGAGCTTTAATAAGGAGAGGATGATGGAAAATATGAATATATTTGACTGGGAGCTTAGTTCCGAAGAACTTGAAAAAATCAATCAAATTCCTCAGGAGAAAGGGAACCCTGCACGCTTCTTTATCTCGGACAAAGGACCCTTCAAATCTGCAGATGACCTCTGGGATGAAAGTATCAACTAG